Proteins encoded by one window of Enterococcus saccharolyticus subsp. saccharolyticus:
- a CDS encoding sensor domain-containing diguanylate cyclase/phosphohydrolase has product MIKDKMLGAQAMNPLGSCQIELIFDSEACVIDFRLKEMNTIFATYLDWKQEMVGEKLSTLFKEFPHEEKIWLSLCNHAIQYKKTRELTYSMASAKRCLTLSAMPLGQNQMVLFLRPADEQLARQKEAEARMEVLRVVEPLFESKNYAVALLEFKEGVYRYVKNNDLYTQLTGLDDLAEKSISVVFKSALRQKIEHYLDEAIQTNRLVQYERSYEVNEREFTLYTELTPIVSTYGIPYILSYSKDVSEVNKFKKENRQLSKRLRAMFDQHAAIKIIFDVETEKILSVNPSACEFYGYTEEEFLNLHLSDINQLCLEELYKEHNNKGHGNTLLSSIPQILKNGEVRLLDVYCSTIWDGSERVTYAIAYDVTDREMLRQKLIHEEELLRITLQLIGDGVIAMDKQGNITSFNDEAEKITGWQSHEVLGQSFADIFTIYDEKTREKIDLSDHAIVYKESRVTLENTALLLTKEKRWLPIAKSEASIKDQHGQYQGVVIVFRDIQKEMEQLQQIKFLSYHDPITKLYNRHYVEKHFSCFSQPSNFPITVIMADVNGLKLTNDVFGHKAGDELLKEIAEVFNEVFTEQHIISRWGGDEFVVILPKTQLQEAEEMVEKIHQTTINVPSIVGVNASVSLGFATITDTKKTIMEAMNEAEEYMYHQKLLDGKSYRHAIINSLLATLYEKSNETEEHSHRLVHYCQAIGKKMKLTSNELNELDLLCLLHDIGKVGVDPNVLNKPGRLTDSEWREMKRHAEIGYRIAQATPELAPFAHLILSHHERWDGKGYPHKLSKCDIPLACRILAVADSYDAMTNDRVYRKALSKEAALEEIRVNAGTQFDPKVVDIFLSILTDEEQERDNK; this is encoded by the coding sequence TTTGCAACATATTTAGATTGGAAGCAAGAAATGGTAGGAGAAAAGCTATCGACGCTTTTTAAAGAATTTCCTCATGAAGAAAAAATTTGGTTGTCTTTATGCAATCATGCAATACAGTACAAGAAGACGCGGGAGTTAACGTATTCTATGGCAAGTGCCAAGCGTTGCTTAACACTTAGCGCAATGCCTCTAGGTCAGAATCAGATGGTTCTTTTTTTACGACCAGCAGATGAACAACTTGCTCGTCAAAAAGAAGCAGAAGCGCGTATGGAAGTATTACGTGTTGTAGAACCACTATTTGAAAGTAAAAATTATGCAGTCGCTTTGTTAGAATTTAAAGAAGGCGTCTATCGTTATGTTAAAAACAATGACTTATACACGCAGTTGACCGGACTAGATGATTTAGCAGAAAAATCTATTTCAGTTGTGTTTAAATCAGCGTTGCGCCAAAAAATAGAACATTATTTGGATGAAGCTATCCAAACGAACCGCTTGGTGCAATATGAACGCAGTTATGAAGTCAATGAACGTGAATTTACGTTGTATACAGAATTAACGCCAATTGTTAGTACGTATGGCATTCCCTATATTTTATCGTATAGTAAGGATGTTTCAGAAGTAAATAAATTCAAAAAAGAAAATCGTCAGTTAAGTAAAAGATTACGCGCAATGTTTGACCAACATGCGGCAATTAAAATCATTTTTGATGTAGAAACAGAGAAAATTTTGTCAGTGAATCCTTCTGCTTGTGAGTTTTATGGGTATACAGAAGAAGAATTTTTGAACTTACATCTTTCAGATATTAATCAATTATGTTTAGAAGAACTATATAAAGAACATAACAATAAAGGGCATGGCAATACCTTGCTCAGTTCGATTCCACAAATTTTAAAAAATGGTGAAGTCCGTTTATTAGATGTATATTGTAGTACGATTTGGGATGGCAGCGAACGAGTCACTTATGCGATTGCTTATGATGTCACGGATCGAGAGATGTTGCGTCAAAAATTAATACATGAGGAAGAGTTGTTACGCATTACGCTACAGTTGATTGGCGATGGTGTGATTGCGATGGATAAACAAGGGAATATTACCAGTTTTAACGATGAGGCTGAAAAAATTACCGGATGGCAAAGTCATGAAGTATTAGGGCAATCGTTTGCGGATATTTTTACCATTTACGATGAAAAAACACGGGAGAAAATTGATTTATCAGATCATGCGATTGTGTATAAAGAATCCCGAGTGACGCTGGAAAATACGGCGTTGCTTTTAACCAAAGAAAAACGATGGTTGCCGATTGCAAAAAGTGAAGCATCGATTAAAGACCAGCATGGTCAGTATCAAGGCGTCGTAATCGTGTTTCGAGATATCCAAAAAGAAATGGAACAACTCCAGCAAATCAAGTTTTTAAGCTATCATGACCCGATTACGAAATTATACAATCGTCATTATGTTGAAAAACATTTTTCATGCTTTAGTCAGCCGAGTAATTTTCCAATCACGGTTATTATGGCGGATGTTAATGGCTTGAAATTGACAAATGATGTATTTGGCCACAAAGCAGGCGATGAATTACTGAAAGAAATTGCGGAAGTTTTTAATGAAGTATTTACGGAACAACACATTATTTCTCGTTGGGGTGGCGATGAATTTGTCGTCATTTTACCTAAAACCCAGTTACAAGAAGCCGAAGAAATGGTTGAAAAAATTCATCAAACGACCATTAATGTACCGAGTATTGTCGGCGTGAATGCCAGTGTGTCATTAGGCTTTGCGACAATTACGGATACCAAAAAAACAATTATGGAAGCGATGAACGAGGCGGAAGAATATATGTATCATCAAAAATTACTTGATGGAAAAAGTTACCGTCACGCCATTATTAATAGTTTGTTGGCTACTTTATATGAAAAAAGCAATGAAACCGAAGAGCATTCACATCGTTTAGTCCATTATTGCCAAGCAATTGGGAAAAAAATGAAACTAACATCCAATGAGTTAAATGAACTTGACCTATTGTGTTTACTGCATGATATTGGTAAAGTGGGAGTAGATCCGAATGTATTAAACAAACCAGGAAGATTAACTGACAGTGAATGGCGTGAAATGAAGCGCCATGCTGAAATTGGTTATCGTATTGCCCAAGCCACGCCAGAGCTAGCACCGTTTGCTCATTTGATTTTATCGCATCATGAGCGTTGGGATGGTAAAGGTTATCCGCATAAATTATCAAAATGTGACATTCCACTTGCTTGTCGTATTCTTGCTGTTGCTGATTCGTATGATGCGATGACAAATGATCGTGTTTACCGTAAAGCTTTATCGAAAGAAGCAGCGTTAGAAGAAATTCGTGTCAACGCAGGGACGCAATTTGATCCAAAGGTTGTCGACATTTTCCTGAGTATATTAACCGATGAAGAGCAAGAAAGGGACAACAAATGA
- the nadE gene encoding ammonia-dependent NAD(+) synthetase, whose product MSLQEEIIKELGVKPEIDAYEEIRRSIDFLKAYLLKHPFLKTFVLGISGGQDSTLAGRLAQLTMEEMRQETNDSDYHFIAVRLPYGEQADEEDAKKALAFINPDSQLAVNIKPAVDAQVASLEAVGVTVSDFNKGNIKARQRMITQYAIAGEFSGAVLGTDHAAENVTAFFTKFGDGGADILPLFRLNKRQGRQLLAELGAPEELYSKTPTADLEDGKPLIADEVALGITYDAIDDYLEGKQISPEAQATLENWWRKGEHKRHLPITVFDDFWK is encoded by the coding sequence ATGAGTTTACAAGAAGAAATCATCAAAGAATTAGGGGTCAAACCAGAAATTGACGCGTATGAAGAAATTCGTCGTAGTATTGATTTTTTGAAAGCTTATTTATTGAAACATCCATTTTTAAAAACCTTTGTTTTAGGAATTAGTGGTGGACAAGATTCTACTTTAGCTGGACGTTTGGCGCAATTAACAATGGAAGAAATGCGTCAAGAAACCAATGATTCAGACTATCATTTTATCGCAGTACGTTTACCTTATGGCGAACAAGCGGATGAAGAAGATGCGAAAAAAGCATTGGCATTCATTAATCCAGATAGTCAATTAGCAGTGAATATCAAACCAGCTGTTGATGCACAAGTGGCCTCTTTGGAAGCAGTTGGAGTAACCGTTTCTGATTTTAACAAAGGGAATATCAAAGCACGTCAACGGATGATTACGCAATATGCGATTGCTGGAGAATTTTCGGGGGCTGTTTTAGGAACCGATCACGCTGCGGAAAATGTCACAGCTTTCTTTACAAAATTTGGCGACGGTGGCGCAGATATCTTGCCTCTTTTCCGTTTGAATAAACGTCAAGGGCGTCAATTATTAGCGGAACTAGGTGCACCAGAAGAATTGTATTCAAAAACACCAACAGCTGATTTAGAAGACGGGAAACCATTGATTGCCGATGAAGTCGCTCTTGGAATTACCTACGATGCTATTGATGATTATTTAGAAGGAAAACAAATTTCTCCAGAAGCACAAGCAACATTAGAAAATTGGTGGCGTAAAGGGGAACATAAACGTCACTTGCCAATTACCGTGTTTGATGATTTTTGGAAATAA
- a CDS encoding nicotinate phosphoribosyltransferase yields MQKTYTDDSLTLHTDLYQINMMQTYWELGRADLHAIFECYFREMPFKHGYAVFAGLERLVKYLENLTFTETDLAYLREVGGYSEEFLAYLKEFKFSCTVRSVKEGDLVFNNEPLIQVEGPLAQAQLIETALLNMVNFQTLIATKAARIKSVIGDDPLLEFGSRRAQEMDAAIWGTRAAFIGGADATSNVRAGKIFGIPASGTHAHSLVQSYGNDYDAFMAYAKTHKDCVFLVDTYDTLKSGVPNAIRVAKEMGDKINFLGVRIDSGDMAYISKKVREQLDEAGFTEAKVYASNDLDESTILSLKMQKAKIDVWGVGTKLITAYDQPALGAVYKLVAIENDEGVLEDTIKLSSNAEKVSTPGKKQVWRITRKVDGKSEGDYVTLWNEQPTEQDSIFMFHPVHTYINKTVTDFEARPLLHDIFIDGQLIYDLPDLEHIKAYSHQCLDALWDEYKRDLNPQPYPVDLSQECWNHKMAIMEKVRKQVQAFNEQGGANL; encoded by the coding sequence ATGCAAAAAACATATACAGATGACAGTTTGACGTTACACACAGATTTATATCAAATTAATATGATGCAAACTTATTGGGAATTGGGTCGTGCTGACTTGCACGCGATTTTTGAATGTTATTTCAGAGAAATGCCTTTTAAACATGGATATGCCGTTTTTGCGGGATTAGAACGTTTGGTAAAATATTTAGAAAATCTAACATTTACAGAAACTGATTTGGCGTATTTACGTGAAGTTGGTGGTTATTCCGAAGAATTTTTGGCGTATTTAAAAGAATTTAAATTTAGTTGTACGGTGCGTTCTGTGAAAGAAGGCGATTTAGTCTTTAATAACGAACCATTGATTCAAGTGGAAGGACCGTTAGCGCAAGCACAATTAATTGAGACAGCTTTATTGAACATGGTAAATTTCCAAACACTTATTGCAACAAAAGCTGCTCGTATTAAATCAGTCATTGGTGATGATCCATTATTAGAATTTGGGTCTCGTCGTGCACAAGAAATGGATGCAGCTATTTGGGGAACGCGTGCGGCCTTTATTGGTGGTGCAGATGCAACAAGTAATGTACGCGCTGGGAAAATTTTTGGGATTCCAGCGAGTGGAACACATGCCCACTCTTTGGTTCAATCGTATGGCAATGATTATGATGCATTTATGGCATACGCCAAAACCCATAAAGATTGTGTCTTTTTAGTCGATACCTACGATACCTTGAAATCAGGTGTGCCAAATGCGATTCGGGTTGCTAAAGAGATGGGAGATAAAATCAATTTCTTAGGTGTTCGGATTGATAGTGGGGATATGGCCTATATTTCTAAAAAAGTTCGCGAACAGTTAGATGAAGCAGGATTTACAGAAGCCAAAGTATACGCATCGAATGATTTAGATGAAAGTACGATTTTAAGTTTAAAAATGCAAAAAGCTAAAATTGATGTCTGGGGTGTGGGGACAAAATTAATCACCGCTTACGATCAACCAGCTTTAGGCGCAGTCTATAAATTAGTCGCTATTGAAAACGATGAAGGTGTACTAGAAGATACGATTAAACTATCAAGTAATGCGGAAAAAGTTTCGACTCCAGGGAAAAAACAAGTTTGGCGTATTACGCGTAAAGTAGACGGCAAATCAGAAGGTGACTACGTTACATTATGGAATGAACAACCGACAGAACAAGACAGTATCTTTATGTTCCATCCGGTTCATACGTATATTAATAAAACGGTCACAGACTTTGAAGCGCGTCCGCTATTACACGATATTTTTATCGACGGTCAATTAATTTACGATTTACCTGATTTAGAACACATTAAAGCTTACTCTCATCAATGTTTAGATGCATTGTGGGATGAATACAAACGTGACTTAAATCCACAACCGTATCCTGTTGATTTATCACAAGAATGTTGGAACCACAAAATGGCGATTATGGAGAAAGTTCGTAAACAAGTTCAAGCATTTAATGAACAAGGAGGAGCGAATTTATGA
- a CDS encoding HAD-IIB family hydrolase, giving the protein MNIVFADVDGTFQDFGQTVPPINLAAVRALHDQGDHFVFVTGRGYELAQELLTTTNLPCDVIFGNGAGIKLENEEPQLSNCLDHQVCLAILAILEAENTFYFIHTDQGVFLNTATRYQEHFDALHVKFEAELGAIGLEVMDYKEAYFTKECQNVLSVPTFIQEHPELKIIKVELMEADDTQKEALRAKLAMVGAYVFESYQQTLEVVNPLATKGAAILSYMKNFPKAKSYGFGDGENDLPMFEVVDISVAMANASQEVKVACMEQAGECSEGGLGTYIFDHIIEK; this is encoded by the coding sequence ATGAATATTGTATTTGCAGATGTAGATGGCACGTTTCAAGATTTTGGTCAAACCGTACCCCCCATTAATTTAGCAGCTGTTCGAGCACTCCATGATCAGGGCGATCATTTTGTTTTTGTCACAGGACGAGGCTATGAATTAGCACAAGAATTATTAACAACGACCAATCTTCCTTGTGATGTAATCTTTGGTAATGGGGCAGGCATTAAGTTAGAAAATGAAGAACCGCAGTTGAGCAATTGTCTCGACCACCAAGTGTGTTTGGCTATTTTAGCAATTTTAGAAGCCGAAAATACCTTTTATTTTATCCATACGGACCAAGGTGTCTTTTTAAATACAGCGACACGTTACCAAGAACATTTTGATGCGTTGCATGTCAAGTTTGAAGCAGAACTAGGTGCAATTGGCTTAGAAGTGATGGACTATAAGGAAGCTTATTTCACCAAAGAATGTCAAAATGTGTTAAGTGTTCCAACATTTATTCAAGAACATCCAGAACTAAAAATCATTAAAGTTGAATTAATGGAAGCAGACGATACGCAAAAAGAAGCATTGCGTGCCAAATTAGCAATGGTAGGTGCATATGTCTTTGAATCCTATCAACAGACATTAGAAGTCGTGAATCCTTTAGCAACCAAAGGAGCAGCTATTTTGTCGTATATGAAAAATTTTCCAAAAGCAAAAAGTTACGGCTTTGGTGACGGTGAAAATGATTTGCCAATGTTTGAAGTAGTTGATATTTCAGTAGCAATGGCAAATGCCAGTCAGGAAGTGAAGGTTGCCTGCATGGAACAAGCTGGCGAATGTTCTGAGGGTGGACTAGGCACGTATATCTTTGACCACATCATCGAAAAATAA